The Psychrilyobacter piezotolerans genome contains the following window.
TTTCCATCAAACAAAGAATTTTTCTCATTCTTTATCCCAGTTGCAATATTACGTAATATTCCATCCATGGCCTCTGAATAAGGTCTTGATTCTCCTACTAATTTAGAGTATCTCTTGAATTTCGTAGAAGAAACAACTTCCATTGCCTTAGTTATTTTATGGGTAGATTGTACTCCTTTGATCCTGCTCTTTATTTCTTTAATATTCGCAGCCACAATCTCACCTCACTTAACTAAAATTTGCTTTAAATTCTGATATAGCCTTGTCTATCTTAGCTTCTAAATCTTTGTCTAAAGCTTGCTTTTCTGCTATTTCATCTAAAATAGTAGAATTATTTCTTAAATCAGCTATTAAATCAGTTTCAAATCTAGCGATATCTTCTAATTCAATTGAATCTAAATGACCTTTAGTTACAGAGTAGAATGAGATTACTTGCTCCTCTACTTTATACGGTCTATATTGAGCCTGCTTTAACATTGCCATGATTCTATGTCCTCTTTCTAACTGAGCTTTAGTTGCCTTATCCAGGTCAGAACCAAATTGTGAGAAAGATAATACTTCATTGTATTGAGATAACTCTAATTTAACTTTAGAAGCTACCTGCTTCATAGCCTTAATTTGAGCCGCTCCTCCAACCCTTGATACAGATATTCCTGCGTCAACTGCCGGTCTTTGTCCTGCATTAAATAGGTCTGTAGTCAGGAATATTTGCCCGTCTGTAATCGAGATTACGTTTGTCGGGATATATGCTGCTACGTCTCCTGCTTGAGTTTCGATGATCGGTAAGGCTGTAATTGATCCAGCTCCCATCTCATCAGATAATTTAGCCGCTCTCTCCAATAATCTACTATGTAGATAGAAAACGTCTCCAGGATATGCTTCTCTGCCTGGTGGTCTCTTTAATAATAATGACATTTCTCTGTAAGCGATGGCATGTTTTGTAAGATCATCATAGATGATTAAAACGTGCTCTCCCTTTTCTGAGAAGTATTCTGCCATTGCTACACCAGCATATGGTGCAATATATTGTAATGAAGCTGCTTCAGATGCTGTTGCTGCTACTACGATTGTGTTATCCATAGCTCCTGCATCCTCTAACTTTTTAACTATATTTACTACAGTCGATCTTTTTTGACCAATTGCTACGTAAACACACTTAACTCCAGTACCTTTTTGATTTATAATTGTATCGATAGCTACTGCTGTTTTACCAGTTTGTCTATCTCCGATTATAAGTTCTCTTTGTCCTCTACCGATTGGAACCATTCCGTCTATTGACTTGATTCCAGTTTGCATTGGCTCATGTACAGGTTTTCTTTGGATGATACCTGTAGCTTTTTTCTCTATATTCATTCTAGTTTCGGCTTTTATTTCACCTTTACCATCTATTGGATCTCCTAGTGCATTTACTACTCTTCCTAATAACGCCTCTCCTGCTGGAACAGATGCTATTTCTCCTGTAGCTCTTACTTCATCCCCTTCTTTAACTGCAGTTGCGTCTCCTAAAAGTACCGCACCTACGTTATTTTCCTCAAGGTTTTGAACCAATCCTCTTACACCATTTGGAAATTCTAATAATTCTCCGGCTTTTGCATTGCTTAAACCGTATATTCTAGCAATTCCGTCTCCAACTTCTACTACAGATCCTGAAGTTTTTATATCTAAAGATTTTTTATAATTTTCGATCTCAGTCCTTATAATAGAACTGATCTCTTCCGGTCTAATTTTCAACTAGTACACCTCCTACCACTATTTTTTCCATAAAGTTTCTAGTTGCCTCTTGATACTACCGTCTGTAATTTCGTCCCCAATTTTAAGGATTCCACCTGCGATAATAGAGCTGTCTATCTTTACAGTTAAGTTTATTTTTTTACCTGTTTTTGTTTCTAATTTTTTAATTAGATTTTCTTTTTGTACTTCACTAGGTTCTAACGCAAAGGTAGCTTCTACATCTACTATTTGATTTTTTTCATAATAGATTTTTAAAAACTCTGCTACAATAGATCTAATGTCTAGTAGTCTGTCTTTATCAATTAAGTAATCTACTATATCCATCTCAACTTCATCCAAGGCAGGAAATACTTTATTTACAAAGTTTTTCTTATCTTCTTTTGAAATAAGCGGATGAGCTACTAAATTTTTAAACTCTACATCATTTAAATATGTTTCCATAATAGAATTAAGAGTTTCATAGACTTCAGTTACTTTATTTTCTCCTGCAGCAATATCGTAAATTGCTACAGCATATCTTTTTCCTACTTTAGCCCCTATCATTTAGTATCCCCTACCTCATCAATGAATTGGTCTAGTAAGTTTCCTCCTAGTTCATTATTCATCTTTTCATTGATCATCTTTTCAGCTAATGTCGCTGCCAACTTAGTAGCTTCAACCTGCAGTTCTTTTCTAGCTTGAGATTTCATCTTAGCGATATCAGCTTCTGCTGTTGCTATCATCTTTTCTCTAGTAGCGTGTGTTTCTTTAAGAATATGTTCTTTTCTGTCTTCAGCCTTTTTTTCTGCCATAGTTATTATCTTGTTAGCTTCTAATTTTGCTGTCTTTCTTGTCATGGCTGCTTGTTCATTTAAGCTAGCCGCTGCTTCCCTATCCTTTTTAGCGTGAGTTAATTCTCCTGCTATTTTTTCTCTTCTTGTTTCTAAGAAATCATTCAATGGTTTATGAAAATATTTCTTGAAAACAAAAATAAGTATAACAAAGTTTATTATTTGCCAAAATAGATTAATATCTATACCTACTGCTGGCATGATTGTCTCGTTCAAACTAACTACCTCCTCTCTTAGAAATTTAATCTAAAACCTATCTATTAGATTCAAGTTAGTTTATCCTAATAATCCGATGAATGGATTTGCGTATAATAATATTAAAGCGATTACTAATGAGTAGATACCAGTTGATTCTGAGATTGCTTGACCCATTACCATTGTAGAGATGATATCTCCTTTAGCTTCTGGTTGTCTTGCTACTGATTCTACTGCTTTACCTGCTGCATAACCTTCTCCTATTCCTGGCCCTAATCCTGCGATCATTGCTAACCCAGCACCTAAAGCTGAAGCTGCTAATATTATTGTTTTTGCTGTCATCATATCCATAATTTTTTACCTCCTGAAATTTTTTTATAAATAATTTTTGTTATTGCTTAGTCTTTTGTTGCCGTTGATCTCTGGAACATAGTGTATACGAAACTTTAAATTCTGTATTCATCTTCTGCTAATGATCCTTGAATATATACCATTGTTAACATGGTAAATACGAAACTTTGTACTAGACCTTGAAATAGATCAAAGTATAGATGTAATGGTGCCGGTACTACTACTGGTGCTGCCATATATAACAGTCCCATGATTACCATACCTGCAAATGCATTACCAAACAAACGCATAGAGATATTAGTTGGTTTAGCTAATTCTCCGATTAAGTTCATCGGTAACATAACTGGAATTGGTTCACACAATCCTTTTGTATATCCTTTTATCCCTTGTTCTTTGACTGCCATTGATACAAACATGTAAGTTGTTATTAGAGCTAGCCCTAATGTCGTGTTGATATCTGCCGATGGAGATCTCAGTAATGGAGATATAACAAGCTGTCCATTTACTGTGCTGAATCCTGGAATTGGAAAAAATGATGTAATATTAGATATAGCTATAAAACTTATTAAAGCTGATATATACACTACAAATTCCCTTCCTCTTCTACCAAACATCTGTGTCACTAAACCATCATACACATCATATAATGTTTCGAAAAATGCCTGTTTTTTTCCTGGTACCATCTCAAGATTCTTTAATCCCCAATTAAAAAATAGGAAAAATAAAGCTATCAATACCCAGGTTGTTACAACTGTAATCGTTACTGGAATCCCATATCCTCCATTTGCCATTTCCATAGCGAACGAAAATTTATGAGGAGTCGGTATAAAAAATACTACCTTCGGTCCTTCAACTAGTGGTGGCGTAAGTATACTTACTGCTCCAGCTTTCACAGCAACTTTTAATATAAAGTTTATAACTACTGCTACTGCTATTGCTACCCCTGCAAAGACTTTAAAACTCATTGGTTTCTTACTCATAGTAAAACTACCCTCCTTTCATGAAGTTAATTTTTTAATCTGTGTTTCAATTTATTTATAAATCCATTAACACCAAATAATAATATGTTGAACTTAACATTTAAAAGTCCCATTCCTCCCATTACAATACCGCTAAATCCTAAAAATTTAGCCATTATATATAAAAATATACCATATACAAAATACCTTTTAGTGTATCCTAATATCGTTATTTTATTAGCGTTTGAACTGTGGACAGAAACTTCTGCATCCCTTATGGTCATATATAGAGTCAGAAGGGAAACTAAGGAGCCTCCGAACATAGCCAGCAGCACTAATTTATCCAAAGTTACTATCCCGTATATAAGTATCAATGCCGATGTTATCACACTATTTCTTATGAGTATTTTTAATTCTTTTCCCATTATTCTACCTCGTTTTTTATTTATTTCCACCCTATAAAATTTACTCTATTTTTTGCTATAAAGTCAATCTTTTTATAGACTCAAATTGTGCTTAAAACAAAGTTATTTTTTTTTCATTATGAGGCGGTAAGCATTATAAAATCCCCCTACAACACCTAATATAATAAAAAAAACAAATAAAAATATATTTTCACCTATAAATTTTGCAATTACTTTATAGATAAAAATACATATCAGAATACTAAATATTATAGTGAATCCCAATTGAGTGAGTAAAGATAAGTAATAAAATATGTCATTTTTGCTGCCCATATCCATATCCTCCCACTGAGATTTCCATACAAATACTTTACTACCTGCCGGTCGATTGTGTCAAGGTATATATATTTAAACCTTTCTTGTTATAATAATAATACATTAGTATTGTTTTTTCATTTAAATTCTTAATTTTCCATTAAATTTATACTTTTTTTTGCTTTTATTTCCGTTTTTGCTACAGTAAAGACTTATATACATTTTCAAAGTTATTAATTTCACTAAAAATTTTATCATATAATGTGCAAAATGTAAACGTTTTTACTCGGAAAACTCAAAAATTTTAGACCTCTTGTTATTAATATTTAGTCATTATATTTTTTAAATTTCAAATAAAGTGATATAGACAGCATCAATACAGTGGTTATTACCCCTATTCCCACAGTTGCCGCCACATCAAAATTACTATTTACCCATCCGGAGATGGGAGAATATATTATCCCTCCTACAGATCCGGAGGTCATTATAAAGGTCATCAGACTGGGGCTTATATTTTTTCTTCCCTCGGTTCCTAAAGCTATGATAGATGGATATAGACTGGAAAATCCCAGCCCCAAAAGACCTACGAAGATATAGGTGATCCAAACCCCTGAAACCAGCATCAGAGTAAAATACGATGTCAAAGCCACGATTAATAAAGTTATAACTATATTATTCACCTTAAATTTATGGCCTAATTTACCGGTCAGCAATCTTCCTCCTGCTATAAATAACCAAAATATTGAAAGGGATACCTTGGCTTCTCCCCCATGAGCACCTTGATTCACCATATATTCCACTATCCAATATGAAAATATCATCTCTGTAAAAACATATAAGAAAAGCATCCATGCCGATAAATATACCTTAAGATCCCATTTAATTGAATCACGATTATTTTCATTGTCTTCTTTTTTATGGATCACACCATCAAAATTTGTCTTGAGAGCTAAAAGAATAACTGCAATTACCAAAATTAAAAGTATAGTATACACCATATTCCAGCTGAGATTTATTCCAATCAATGCCGCTGCTACAATAGGAGTTATTACTGCACTTATAGAATATGAAAAATGCAGAAAATTAAGTTTTCCGGTTCTATCTTCGGTAAATGTATTCATAATCAAATAACTCCCCAAAGATATATATATTCCTATCCCCAAGCCTGACAGTATTAATCCCACCATGAATATATTTATATTTTTTGTCAAAATCATAAAAAATGTTCCAACCAATATAAACACACTGGACAAAATAACCTCCACCCTCAGTGGAACTCTCTCTAAAAATACCTTATTGGCGATTACCGTAACCATACTTGCCGTTGAAAATACCGTGAATAAATATTGTAATTTAGATGTAGTTATTCCAAAGCTGCCTGCCATCTCTAATTTTAAAGATCCCTGGGATAAAAAAGCTATCCCCATATACGCAAACATGATATATGATATCATCATGATATTTTTTCTGTTTTTTTCCATTTTTTCTCCCTTTAATCACACTCTCTCCTTTGACATCGTAAAAATCATATTTACTAAATATAATTTTTTCGTACTCGTCAATCGGGGAAATACTTACTTTGCCACCAATCTACACCAATTTTATAATTTTTTATAGTTACAGCACAGAAGTCTTTTTTGTCACGAATTGCATGAATTATTATAAAATCTATAGAACGCAGATTATAATCTGAATAAGAGAGATACGAATATCTTTCGTGTTATTAGCGTAATTCGCGGTTAAATTCCCCAGATCTCTGTTCTTAATTATCAGTGTCCTTTGGTGGCTAAGTTTTTAGTTATTTTTTCAATGTAAAGAATATTCTTTCCCCTGCTAATTCTGAGTTTTCTTCTACTTCCACTACCTGGAACCCTGCCTCTTTGGCAGTATTCATTATCTCATCTACAGTAAATATCTTCTTTACATATTCCTCTGTTATCTTTTTAAACATCCCATTTTTCTGTTTCACAAAGAAAGTGGTATCCACATAATCTACCCCTTCCTCCATATCCTCCTCGTGCTCCCAGATGATCATTATATCTCCCCTGTCATCTATAAAGTTTCCTCCTGGAAACATCTCATCCATGAGTTCCCTGGTTACTACATCAAAGATATACAATCCATCTTCATTTAAGTTTTTCCACACACTGGAAAAAGTTTTCTTCAGCCCTTCCATGGAGATCAAATGATTTACCGTATCGAAAAGAGAGATAACAACATCATGTTTTTTATCTAATTTTAACTCCCTCATATCCTGCACATAAAATGATGCCGCATCTATCTTTCTATTGGCTATCTCCACCATCTCTTTAGACAGATCCACACCTGTCATCTCATAATTAGGGAGTAATCTGAGGAGGACTTCTCCTGTCCCACACCCTAAATCTAAGATAGTTTTAGGAGCATCTCCATATCTTTCTATCTTTTCTTCGATGATATCCTTCCATCCATCATAATCTGCATATTCCATCATTATATCGTATACTTTGGAAAAATTTTTATACATATTCATCATCCTCTTTTTTATAAATTTAAAAGCCTTGACGCAGACTAAAATCTGACGTTTAAATACAGACAAAACCAAACTTTCTTATTTGATTTTGTCGTAAAGAGTCTTCTTTTCCAAAGTCGTTTCAAGTCAGCGTCTAAATATTTAGAATTTTAAGCTCTCAGTCTTTAGTTATCCCAATTCTTTTTTTACCACTTGTGCTATCTCTTCCGCTACTGAATCTACCTGAGTTTTATCCTTTCCCTCTACCATGACTCTAACCAAAGGTTCCGTCCCAGAAGTTCTGACTAATACCCTTCCTAACCCGTCCATCTCTTTTTCCTTTATCTTTATGATTTCTTTTATTACACTATTCTCATTCCAGGTATTTTTCTTGGAGTTTTCTACCCTTACGTTAACTAAAATTTGCGGCCAGTCAACTATACCTGATACCAATTCATCTATAGATTTACCACAGTCACGGAGTGCTTCTACTAATTTTAAAGATACTAAAACTCCGTCTCCTGTAGTGTTATAATCCGACATTATTATATGCCCCGATTGTTCCCCTCCGAGATTTAATCCCTGCTCCTTCATCTTAGCTATTACATATCTGTCTCCTACATTAGCTCTCACTAAAGTAATCCCTTTATTTTCCAGGTATTTTTCAAACCCCATATTACTCATGACAGTAGTCACTACCTTATTATTATTCAACTCATCTTTTTCTTTTAAATTTAAAGCCAATATAGATATGATCTTATCTCCATCTATTATATTCCCGAATTTATCCACTGCCATCAGCCTGTCAGCATCTCCATCATAGGCCAATCCCAGGTCTGCACTGTACCCCACTACAACTTTAGCTAAAATTTCTGGATGAGTTGACCCGCAATTTACATTTATATTCGTTCCATTGGGCAGGTCATTTATAGATACTATCTCTGCTCCTAATCTTGAAAATACTGACCTAGCCAATTCAAAGGCTGCCCCATTGGCTGCATCTAAGATTATTTTCATCCCTGAAAAATCTCCCTTTACAGTAGATAATAAGAAGTCTCTATATAGGAAAAAGTCATCATCTTCCATAAGTACCTTCCCCACTTTATCTCCTGCTACACATTCCTTTGAGATCTCCTCATAGCTGTCCATTAAAACTTCCAACTCTAACTCTATCTCATCCGGCAGCTTCGTTCCATTACTCCTGAATATCTTTATCCCGTTATCCTTAGCCGGATTATGAGAAGCTGAAATCATTATTCCTGCATCAGCTGATTTTATTTGAGTAAGGTATGCTACACCTGGAGTTGGCAGCACTCCTACATAGGTAATATGAACACCCATAGAAGATAATCCTGCCATTAGAGCAGACCTCAACATATATCCGGATATTCTGGTGTCACTTCCGATAACTACATTTATCTTTTTTTTATCCGGGTTTTTTTTCTTTAAATAATAAGCCAGGGCATAACCTAATCTCATGGCTATATCCACTGTTAATTCCCTGTTGGCTTCTCCCCTTATCCCGTCTGTTCCAAAATACTTTCTCTTTTGCATATTGTATCCCCCTGTATTTTTCTCTTTCCTGTACGGGTAATTCATGAATTACCCCTCCCGTAATTTCAATCTGCTGGCTATAACTCCTATTATTCCCCCTGAAACAACCCCTATCCCTAAAAATATCATTATAAATATCAATATGGATCTTCCCATAATATCAACACTCCTGAATAAGAGGAAATACACCACTATTAATTGTACTATATTATGAGTGAGAGCTGAAAAAATACTTATTGCCACAAGACTTACATGTTTTTTTAAACCATATAAAAAACACATGGCCCCTGTACTTATTACTCCGGATATCAAACTTATAAAAAATCCCGGGGTAAACAGGGTTCCTATCATCATTCCCTGAATAAGAACTCTTAAAAATAAAACCTCAAAGGCCATTTTTTTTCCAAATTTTACTAAAACTATTATCGTAGCTAAATTAGCTAACCCCAATTTCATCCATGGAAAGGGTTTTGGAATTATAGTTTCAAACAACGAAAAATAGAGAGCTAGCAGCACAAAGGCCACTAAATAAAGCTCTCTCTTTTTATTTTCGTTTTTTTTATTTCTTTTCACAACTATACTCTTAAGCCAGCTTCCATTCCAAGTAAGTGCTCATATTTTTTTATGATTGGGTTGATCTCTTCCTCTATAAATTCCACTGTTTGTTGAGGAGCAAATCCAATAAAGTTTTTAGGATCTAAGATTTTTATTAATTTTTCTTTGTCTATATTAAAATATTCATCAGCTAAGATTCTTTCAATAAGATCGTTCTCTTTTCCTTCTATCTTAACTTGTTTCCCAGCTTCCATGGAATGTTCTCTTATTCTTTCATGCAGTTCCTGCCTGTCTCCACCATTTTTTACCCCTTCCATGATGATATATTCAGTTGCCATAAACGGCAGCTCAGACATGATTCTCTTTTCTATCATCTTTGGATACACTACCATTCCATCGAAAATGTTTTGCATAATTACCAAGATTGAATCCACTGCTAAAAATGCCTGGGGTACAGATAATCTCTTATTTGCTGAGTCATCCAATGTTCTTTCAAACCACTGGGTAGCTGCTGTCATAGCTGTACTCTGCTGCATAGCTATTACGAATTTTGCTAACGATGATATTCTCTCACTTCTCATCGGGTTTCTCTTGTATGCCATAGCTGAAGATCCGATTTGTTTCTTTCCAAATGGTTCCTCTATTTCCTTTAGATGTTGTAATAACCTGATGTCGTTAGTCAATTTATGAGCTGTTTGAGCTATATTCGATAATAAGTTCAATGTTTCTGAATCTATTTTCCTGTCATAAGTCTGGCCAGTTACCATAAATCTTCTGTCAAAACCTAATTTTTTAGAAACCATGATATCAAGCTGCTTTACCTTATCATAATCCCCATTGAATAACTCTTCGAAACTAGCCTGAGTTCCAGTTGTTCCCTTCACTCCTCTGAATCTCATATTTTCCATTCTGAATTCCAGCTCTTCAAAATCCAACATTAAACTTTGTAACCATAATGTAGTTCTTTTCCCTACTGTAGTCAACTGTGCAGCTTGGAAATGTGTAAATCCCAGGGTAGGAAGATCTTTGTATTCCATTGCGAAATCAGACATATTTTTAAATATATTTACAAACTTCTTCTTTAAGATCTCATATCCGTCTTTTATTTGAATTAAATCCGTATTATCCCCTACATAAGCAGAAGTCGCTCCCAGATGGATAATTGGTGCAGCTTTTGGTGCCTGTACACCAAATGCATGTACATGAGCCATTACATCATGTCTTACCTCTAATTCTCTCTTAGCTGCAACATCGTAGTTGATGTCATTCACATATTTTTTCATCTCTGCTATCTGTTCATCGGTTATATTCAATCCTAATTCTTTTTCTGATTCTGCCAAAGCAATCCAAAGCCTTCTCCAGCTTGAAAATTTCTTATTCGGTGAAAAGTTTTCTAACATCTCTTTAGATCCATATCTCTCTACTAACGGGTTTGAATACACATTCATCATTCTTCTCTTCATCTCCTAATATATTTTTATCCACCACATTTTATGGTAGTTATTAAACTTTTTATTTCTTCCTTCTTTTTTTCCAGGTGACACATTATTTTTTCTACATCTTCCTCGGATTTGATGGTCCAAGTTAAAGTTAGTGTGTCTCCCTCTAAATTTTTAGGTATTTCCACTGTTAATCCCTTAGCTTTTATGGAATTAGACAACCCCTTTACCTTATTCATAGCCCTATTCATAATGGGATTCCTGTATTCTCTTATGATCTTTAAAAATTTCACTGTATCGTGCTTCCTGTTATTTTTTAACTCTATCCCCATCTCACTTATAAAGTCTAAAAAATTTATACCCTTTATATTTTTTAATTCCTTAAAAAATTCTCCTACCTCTTTTTCAGTAGAATATGAAAGATGCAGATGCTTTTCTGCAAATTCTATTACGTCTTTATCTTCTATAAATTTATATTCCATTCTTTACTCCAATCGCTTCTCGCGAAACTAAAACCTTTTTTTCTTACACAGATCACTATAGATTTTCAGAACTCTCTCTTCTGTTCTCCCTCTTGATGACATTGTAAAATTCACTTTTATTAAAAGTAAATTTTTCGTACTCGTCAATCGAGGGAGATGTCCGAATGGACAGTAGGAGTTCCCACTGTGTTAATCTTTTTTATCTGTGATATCTGTGTCAAAATTTTAGTTTTTAGTTATAAGTTTTTAGTTATAAGTTTTTAGTTCGTGATTAATTTTATTTAGTAAACAAATATACTATGCCGTCTTCCCCTGTATCACCATAATATCCCTTTCGGATATTGATTTTTTCAAATCCCAGACTTTCATAAAGATTGATCGCTGTCCCATTGGATACTCTGACTTCCAACATCAGGTTTTTATCCAGGTCTCCCAATACAAAACTCAGAAGTTTTTTTCCCAGCCCCCTACCTCTATAGTTAGGAGAAACAGCTATCTTTATAACTTCATATACATCTATACTGTCCAGCAAGATGATATAACCTGCCAGTCTCTTTCTATTAAAAATTCCTAAAAATTTATAGGATGGATTTCCATACAGATCAGCCAGAGTTGATATCCTATAACTGTTTTTAAAGGAAATTTGCTCTATGTCAAAAAGATCCATCAATTCATTCTCTTCTACCTCTCTTATCTCTATCATTTTTTTACCCTACTCCTTATATATATACTTTTTTGTCACGAATTACACGAAGTCTTACAAAGAAAAGCTATCAACACAGTGGCACAGAGATCAAAGAGGTTCACAGAATTTTTTATTAGTGTCATCCGCGTCCATTTTTTTCAGTTCTTCCTTTTACGAAGAGGAAGATGTCCGACAGGACAGAAAGAGTCATTTTTAATTTTTATTAACTGATAATTAGTGTTTATTGGTAGCTAAAAATATTCTTTTTTATTTCAACAACCCGATCCTGTTTAAGGGCCAGAATCGCACAAAAGCTTTTCCTTCAATCCTGTGTTGGGCTACAAATCCCCAAAATCTAGAATCAGAACTATAATCAGTATTATCTCCTAAGGCCAAGAAATAATCCTCAGGTATGGTAGTTTCTACAGTTTCTCCAGCCAATAACTTTTTTAGCACCTCTTCGTCATGGATATAATCCAGTATCATCCCTGTCTTTTTACCATTTATATAAAA
Protein-coding sequences here:
- the purB gene encoding adenylosuccinate lyase; translation: MKRRMMNVYSNPLVERYGSKEMLENFSPNKKFSSWRRLWIALAESEKELGLNITDEQIAEMKKYVNDINYDVAAKRELEVRHDVMAHVHAFGVQAPKAAPIIHLGATSAYVGDNTDLIQIKDGYEILKKKFVNIFKNMSDFAMEYKDLPTLGFTHFQAAQLTTVGKRTTLWLQSLMLDFEELEFRMENMRFRGVKGTTGTQASFEELFNGDYDKVKQLDIMVSKKLGFDRRFMVTGQTYDRKIDSETLNLLSNIAQTAHKLTNDIRLLQHLKEIEEPFGKKQIGSSAMAYKRNPMRSERISSLAKFVIAMQQSTAMTAATQWFERTLDDSANKRLSVPQAFLAVDSILVIMQNIFDGMVVYPKMIEKRIMSELPFMATEYIIMEGVKNGGDRQELHERIREHSMEAGKQVKIEGKENDLIERILADEYFNIDKEKLIKILDPKNFIGFAPQQTVEFIEEEINPIIKKYEHLLGMEAGLRV
- the rimI gene encoding ribosomal protein S18-alanine N-acetyltransferase is translated as MIEIREVEENELMDLFDIEQISFKNSYRISTLADLYGNPSYKFLGIFNRKRLAGYIILLDSIDVYEVIKIAVSPNYRGRGLGKKLLSFVLGDLDKNLMLEVRVSNGTAINLYESLGFEKINIRKGYYGDTGEDGIVYLFTK